In Fusobacterium nucleatum, the genomic stretch AATTTTAAAAATGTTGGAAGGGGCAAGATTTTCTGCTTCAACTAAAAATGCTCAAATTTTAAGATATTCTTATACGATAGATGATGAAAAATGTAAAAAACTATTTTCATCTGTTTCTTTGGGAGGACTTTTAAAAAATGAAGATAAAGCTACATTTGAGGAAAGACCAAGAGGATTTATATTAATTTCTGCAAAAAAAAATGTAAAAACTCCTGAATCAAGACTTTATTTTGATGTTGGTATAGCTACTCAAAATATTATTTTAATGGCTGATGAATTAGGTTATGGTGCTTGTATAGTTATGTCATATAATAAGAAAGCTTTTGAAGAAATTTTAGAATTACCAGAAGGCTATGATTCAAAAGTAGTTATTATTTTAGGAGAAGCAAAAGATATTGTTAAACTGCTTGATTCAAAAGATGAAGAAGATACTAAATATTTTGTTGAAAATGGAATACACTATGTTCCTAAATTAAAATTAGGAGATTTTATACTTGGTAAAAAATAATAGAGTACTAATCAATTTTTCTTGAAAGAAAATTATATAAAATTTCTTTTTTATATATCAACTACTTGATAGCCTATAATGTTTCAGTAGCTCCAAAATGCTCCTTCAACATTATAGGACATCACAGTAGTTTTATTTAAAAAGGATTTTATTCAATCTATACTAAATATTTCTTAACTATTTCTTTAAATTTAGCAGGAATTTTCTTAATCTTTTGTTCTTCATAGTTATATGCTAGAACTGTTGCTGTTCCTGTTATAGCTAGCTCTTTTCCAGTGTATATCTCATATTCAAAAATTATTTTTAAACCTTTTATTTCTATTTTTGTTATCCTAACCTCTATTTTTTGATCTAAAAATAATTGTTTTTTATACTGAACAGTAGCTTCAACTTGGATAAATCCGCTTCCATCTCCAATATTAGTTTCACTTAAATTATTTTGCCTTAAGAAAGATTCTCTTGTCCATTGAAAAAATAATAAGGCTCTTTCATTCCCAACATGATTTCCATAGTTTAAATCTTCTTGTTTTACCGTATAATAAAATATAAACATGTTCTCACCTTTATTTTTAATAGTATTTCCTATATTATAAAATTTTTAATTTTTTATGTCAACTGAACCTTCAACAGCTAAACACCATACCTTTTTAATAAATTAATAGAGTTAGCAATCATCTTGATTGTTCTTTTATTATTTAATAAAAAAATCAGGAAATCATTTGAAATAAATTCAAAAAATTTCCCGAAAGTTTTAAGGCTTAATTTTTTATTTTACTTTTACTAATGGTTTTCCACAACAAGTGAATTCACAACATTCATGAGTTGCATCATGAGTTTCACATTTATCATTAGTTCCACAGTCACATGCTTTTTTTACTTCTATTTCAAAATCACAACATTGACATTTATAAACTTCACCTTTTTTCATATTTTCACAACTTACCATATCGTTACCTCCTTATAATTTTTGATTGAATATATATTCAACTGAACATTTGTATAGTATCACTAAACAAAAAAATTGTCAAGTTTTTTTTACTATTTTTATAAAGATTTGTTTTCCCCTTGATTTTCTCTTAAATTAAGGCTAAACTTGTAACAACTAATTAAAATATTTTTCTGTCTAATAATAGATAAGAAATAAAAATTAAGTGAATAATATTGTTTTTAAATTAATAAAAGGAAGTAAATTATTATGAGATTAAATAGAAGATTAACATTTTCAGAAGAACTTGGAAATACTATAACTCATGGAGTTATGGCAACAGCTACTCTAGTATTATTACCTATTGGAAGTCTATGGGGATATTTCCATGGTGGTTATGCAGCAGCCATAAGCATAAGCATTTTTATTATGTCTTTGCTTTTAATGTTTTTAAGTTCAACACTTTATCATGCTATGAATCACAATAGTAAACATAAAGCAGTTTTTAGAATTTTAGATCATATCTTTATCTATGTTGCTATTGCAGGAAGTTACACACCAGTTGCCTTAGTTATAGTTGGAGGCTGGAAAGGAATTTTAATTGTTGTTATACAATGGGTAATTGTCTTAGTTGGAATATTATATAAATCTTTAGCAACAAGAGCTATGCCAAAATTAAGTTTAACTCTATATTTAGTTATGGGTTGGACAGCAATATTTTTCTTCCCTACACTTGTTAGAAGAGCTAATACTGTTTTTCTTGTGTTGGTTATATTAGGTGGTGTTATGTATTCAATAGGTGCTTATTTTTTTGCTCATGACTATAAGAAATATTATCATATGATATGGCATTTATTTATTAATATTGCTGCTACTTTACATTTGATTGGAATAGGATTTTTCTTATATAGAAAGTAAATTAAAAAGGGCATAAGCCCTTTTTATTATACATATTTTTTTGCAACTTTTATAACTTCTTCTAATTTTTCATTAGAAAGATTTAAAGACTTTAAATCCTTAATCATATTTTCTACTTTATGTTCTTTACCCATCATTGTTTTAAATTGTTCTTTCTTTTCTTCTATAACATTATCTATGAAATTTTCTATTTTTTTTGTCATTTTTACTCTCCTTCTTATCTTAAATTAAAATTTTTATTGTACTACAAAACCAACTATTACTAACAATAGTCTTTATCAAATATACAATTTTAATTCTATTTAAGTTAAAGAATAAAAATATATGTTGCCAAGACAGATGTGTACATCTGCCATATAAGTAGAAAATAGTCTATTACGAAGTTTAAACATATTACACATCCCCCTTTACTTTTTATTTAAGATTCTTAACTTTCTCTAGTTTTATTATATATCATTTTATCTAAAAAAGCAATAGTAACAAATATAATTTATATTAATAATTCTCTCATAATATCAGGATAGTTAGTTATAACTCCATCTATCTCCATTGATAAAAGATAATCTAAATCTTCTTCTTTATTCACTGTCCAAACAAAAATCTTTATACCTTTCTTGTGCAATATGTCAACATCTTTTTTTGAAATAAGATTTATTTCTGGGTGGTAACTATAGGAATTCAATCCATTAGTTGATAAATATTTTTCTATTTCAATAAATTCACTATCAGTTAGTAATGCTAATTTTAATTTTGGCTCTAATTCTTGCAACCTTTTTATTTTATCATGATGAAAAGAAGATACAATAATATTATCAAACTTTTCTGGATATTTCTTTAAAACTTCTAACATTTTTTCTTCTATATTACTATGTTTTCTTGCTGTATCTTTAATTTCTATATTTAACATCATATCATTTGGTAATATATCTAAAACTTCTTCTAATGTAGGAACAACTTCCCCTATAAAATCTTTTGTATACC encodes the following:
- a CDS encoding nitroreductase family protein → MIIENIKHTRSHRRFTEKKINEDEILKMLEGARFSASTKNAQILRYSYTIDDEKCKKLFSSVSLGGLLKNEDKATFEERPRGFILISAKKNVKTPESRLYFDVGIATQNIILMADELGYGACIVMSYNKKAFEEILELPEGYDSKVVIILGEAKDIVKLLDSKDEEDTKYFVENGIHYVPKLKLGDFILGKK
- a CDS encoding acyl-CoA thioesterase, translated to MFIFYYTVKQEDLNYGNHVGNERALLFFQWTRESFLRQNNLSETNIGDGSGFIQVEATVQYKKQLFLDQKIEVRITKIEIKGLKIIFEYEIYTGKELAITGTATVLAYNYEEQKIKKIPAKFKEIVKKYLV
- the trhA gene encoding PAQR family membrane homeostasis protein TrhA, translated to MRLNRRLTFSEELGNTITHGVMATATLVLLPIGSLWGYFHGGYAAAISISIFIMSLLLMFLSSTLYHAMNHNSKHKAVFRILDHIFIYVAIAGSYTPVALVIVGGWKGILIVVIQWVIVLVGILYKSLATRAMPKLSLTLYLVMGWTAIFFFPTLVRRANTVFLVLVILGGVMYSIGAYFFAHDYKKYYHMIWHLFINIAATLHLIGIGFFLYRK
- a CDS encoding glycerophosphodiester phosphodiesterase, translating into MKIFAHRGASGYAPENTLTAIKKAIEMKADGIEIDIQLTKDGKIVVIHDWKVDRTTTGRGFVYELDFDYIRSLDAGQWYTKDFIGEVVPTLEEVLDILPNDMMLNIEIKDTARKHSNIEEKMLEVLKKYPEKFDNIIVSSFHHDKIKRLQELEPKLKLALLTDSEFIEIEKYLSTNGLNSYSYHPEINLISKKDVDILHKKGIKIFVWTVNKEEDLDYLLSMEIDGVITNYPDIMRELLI